One Anopheles marshallii chromosome 3, idAnoMarsDA_429_01, whole genome shotgun sequence genomic region harbors:
- the LOC128714965 gene encoding uncharacterized protein LOC128714965 — MSWVFHLLWMFLVLMLFFIVLRRIYYFGLQVHRPATNQSRSQTSQRFAVFTIYQNDHRTAQQHPPTERSQPPAYTEPPPPPKYDEVIKTPGLFQKPPPYTATTEA, encoded by the exons ATGTCCTGGGTGTTTCATCTGCTGTGGATGTTTctggtgctgatgctgtttTTCATCGTTCTG CGACGGATATATTACTTCGGGCTGCAGGTGCATCGACCAGCAACAAACCAATCGCGCAGTC AAACTTCACAACGCTTCGCGGTATTCACTATTTACCAGAATGATCACCGGACGGCTCAACAGCATCCACCAACGGAACGCAGTCAACCTCCTGCTT aCACGGAACCGCCACCGCCTCCAAAATATGATGAAGTGATAAAAACACCGGGCCTGTTTCAGAAACCTCCACCATATACAGCGACTACCGAAGCGTAA
- the LOC128714866 gene encoding 40S ribosomal protein S5 isoform X1, with protein MADEAFENFDEEATVPQDMDDAVHDDQAAQVYEEAPVVQTAELPEIKLFGRWSSDDIDISDISVSDYIAVKEKHAKYLPHSAGRYAAKRFRKAQCPIVERLTNSLMMKGRNNGKKLKAVRIVRHAFEIMHLLTGENPLQIVVHAIINSGPREDSTRIGRAGTVRRQAVDVSPLRRVNQAIWLLCTGAREAAFRNIKTIAECLADELINAAKGSSNSYAIKKKDELERVAKSNR; from the exons ATGGCTGACGAAGCATTCGAAAACTTCGATGAGGAAGCGACGGTACCACAGGACATGGACGATGCCGTCCATGATGACCAGGCAGCCCAGGTCTACGAAGAAGCTCCCGTAGTCCAGACTGCTGAGCTTCCCGAAATCAAGCTGTTCGGCCGTTGGAGCAGTGATGATATCGATATTTCCGACATTTCCGTCTCG GATTATATCGCCGTGAAGGAGAAGCACGCCAAATACCTTCCCCACTCGGCCGGTCGCTATGCGGCCAAGCGTTTCCGCAAGGCCCAGTGCCCGATCGTCGAGCGTCTGACCAACTCGCTGATGATGAAGGGTCGCAATAACGGCAAGAAGCTGAAGGCTGTGCGCATCGTGCGTCACGCTTTCGAGATCATGCATCTGCTGACCGGTGAAAATCCGCTGCAGATCGTGGTCCATGCCATCATCAACTCAGGCCCACGTGAAGACTCCACCCGTATCGGGCGTGCTGGTACTGTCCGTCGTCAGGCCGTCGATGTGTCTCCTCTGCGTCGTGTCAATCAG GCTATCTGGTTGCTGTGCACCGGTGCTCGTGAGGCTGCATTCCGTAACATCAAAACGATTGCCGAATGTTTGGCCGACGAGCTGATCAACGCCGCTAAG GGTTCTTCGAACTCGTACGCAATCAAGAAGAAGGACGAGCTGGAGCGTGTCGCCAAGTCTAACCGATAA
- the LOC128715563 gene encoding peptidylprolyl isomerase domain and WD repeat-containing protein 1, with the protein MSEKENSRRKRASSEAEVEKHNEDPKQSLEQPEQDNSKDPDGEDDDGDWIGPMPSAAAQSKKRKVLGYEKLFIENLPDAECYEKSFMHRDTITHLVVTKSEFIVTVSVDGHVKFWKKMELGIEFVKHFRSHLAPINYLAVNCSGTYLCTASVDKSIKVFDVINFDMINMLKLEYIPYRVEWIHRMGDVISYLAVADQDSPVIRVYDGKGTNTPLHTIENLHTKPVVMIRYNPTFEVTVTIDKAGILEYWYGPRHDFKFPTKVVHFESKLDTSLYEFAKNKTTVTSLSFSPDGKKFATMSTDRQVRVFGFLSGKLLRVYDESLARYSESQQLSQTLSNMEFGRRMANERDLEKSDAFANMNVTFDYSGNFILYPTMLGIKLVNIVTNRCAKIIGKNDNLRPLNLALFQGKVKFSKAATTLEQEASENKAAQAIPNDPTLFCTAYKKQRFYLYTRRLPSDLQDMERDVFNEKPSKEDIISVTEGQGVQKIYDNAVLHTTMGDVHMRLFGKECPKTVENFCVHSKNGYYNGHLFHRVIKGFMIQTGDPTGTGTGGQSIWGGEFKDEFCSTLKHDRPYTVSMANAGPNTNGSQFFITVLPTPWLDNKHTVFGRVHKGMEIVQNICNAKTNPKTDKPYDEIRIISINLS; encoded by the exons AtgagcgaaaaggaaaacagccGGCGTAAACGTGCATCTAGCGAAGCGGAAGTGGAAAAGCATAATGAAGATCCAAAACAATCGTTGGAACAACCAGAGCAGGATAACAGTAAGGATCCCGATGGTGAAGATGATGACGGCGATTGGATAGGACCGATGCCATCGGCTGCGGCACAATCAAAGAAGCGTAAAG TGTTAGGTTATGAAAAGCTCTTCATTGAAAACCTGCCGGATGCGGAATGTTACGAGAAATCCTTCATGCACCGAGACACCATCACGCATCTAGTGGTGACGAAATCGGAATTTATCGTCACAGTTAGCGTGGATGGTCACGTAAAGTTTTGGAAGAAGATGGAGCTGGGTATCGAGTTTGTGAAGCACTTTCGCAGTCATTTAGCACCGATCAATTACCTGGCCGTTAACTGCAGCGGTACATACCTTTGCACGGCTTCAGTGGACAAAAGTATCAAGGTGTTTGATGTGATTAACTTTGATATGATCAACATGCTAAAGCTAGAGTACATCCCGTACCGTGTGGAGTGGATCCATCGAATGGGTGACGTGATTAGCTATCTGGCAGT AGCGGACCAAGATTCACCGGTGATTAGAGTCTATGACGGTAAAGGAACAAACACTCCGTTGCATACCATTGAAAATCTACACACTAAACCCGTAGTGATGATCCGCTATAATCCCACCTTCGAGGTTACCGTTACGATCGATAAGGCAGGAATATTGGAGTACTGGTATGGACCGCGCCATGATTTCAAATTTCCCACCAAGGTGGTACACTTTGAGTCAAAGCTCGATACCAGCCTGTACGAGTTTGCGAAGAACAAAACTACCGTAACTTCGCTAAGCTTTTCGCCTGACGGTAAGAAGTTTGCCACCATGTCCACCGACCGACAGGTGCGTGTGTTTGGATTCCTTAGCGGAAAATTGCTGCGAGTGTACGATGAAAGTTTGGCGCGTTACAGCGAAAGTCAGCAGCTGTCGCAAACATTATCGAACATGGAATTTGGACGCCGAATGGCAAACGAGCGCGATTTGGAAAAATCGGACGCCTTCGCCAATATGAATGTGACATTCGATTACAGCGGGAATTTCATTCTGTATCCGACGATGCTCGGCATTAAGCTGGTAAACATAGTGACGAATCGATGTGCAAAGATTATTGGGAAGAATGATAATTTGCGCCCACTTAATTTGGCCCTTTTTCAG GGTAAAGTAAAGTTTTCGAAGGCAGCTACCACACTCGAACAGGAAGCTTCCGAAAATAAGGCGGCACAGGCAATACCGAACGATCCAACACTGTTCTGCACGGCGTACAA AAAGCAACGGTTCTACCTCTACACCAGACGGCTGCCGTCCGATTTGCAAGATATGGAACGCGATGTGTTCAACGAGAAACCTTCCAAGGAAGATATCATTTCTGTTACGGAAGGACAGG GCGTACAAAAGATCTACGACAATGCCGTACTACACACGACTATGGGTGACGTCCACATGCGTCTGTTCGGCAAGGAGTGCCCtaaaacggtggaaaattttTGCGTTCACAGCAAAAATGGCTATTACAATGGGCATCTGTTTCATCGTGTGATCAAGGGCTTCATGATACAAACCGGAGACCCAAccggcaccggtaccggtggacAATCGATTTGGGGTGGTGAATTTAAGGATGAGTTTTGCTCAACGCTCAAACACGATCGTCCGTACACGGTTAGCATGGCGAATGCCGGACCGAACACGAACGGCAGCCAATTCTTCATCACCGTATTGCCTACG CCCTGGCTGGATAATAAGCATACAGTGTTTGGACGTGTGCATAAAGGTATGGAAATTGTGCAGAACATATGCAATGCGAAGACGAACCCGAAAACCGACAAACCGTACGACGAAATTCGGATAATTTCAATCAACTTGtcttaa
- the LOC128715959 gene encoding dnaJ homolog shv, translating to MNTFDFCYTLLVGAAVLLLVADDAIAGRDFYKILGIRKTASKNEIKKAYRTLAKELHPDKNKDDPDASQKFQDLGAAYEVLSDDDKRKLYDRCGEECVKKEGMMDNTDPFAQFFGDFGFGFGGQEQRETPRGANIVMDLHVTLEELYSGNFVEITRNKPVMKPASGTRKCNCRQEMVTRNLGPGRFQMMQQTVCDECPNVKLVNEERTIEIEIEPGMEDGQETRFSGEGEPHMDGDPGDLMLKIKTVPHARFERRGDDLYTNITISLQDALVGFTLDIVHLDGHKVTVTREKVTWPGARIRKNGEGMPNYENNNLHGTLYITFDVEFPKSQLTDTEKEDIKNLLNQPSNNRVYNGLRYS from the exons ATGAATACGTTCGATTTTTGCTACACTCTACTGGTCGGTGCTGCGGTTCTGCTGCTCGTTGCTGACGATGCAATTGCCGGAAGGGATTTCTACAAAATTCTAGGAATCCGAAAAACAGCtagcaaaaatgaaattaaaaaagccTATCG aacaCTAGCGAAAGAGCTACATCCCGACAAAAACAAAGACGATCCGGATGCATCGCAAAAGTTTCAAGACTTGGGTGCCGCCTACGAGGTACTGTCCGATGACGACAAACGAAAGCTTTACGATCGGTGTGGAGAGGAGTGCGTGAAGAAGGAAGGCATGATGGACAACACGGATCCGTTCGCACAGTTTTTCGGTGACTTTGGGTTCGGGTTCGGTGGCCAGGAGCAGCGTGAAACGCCTCGCGGTGCTAACATTGTGATGGACCTGCACGTCACGCTGGAGGAGCTGTACAGTGGGAACTTTGTGGAGATTACGCGCAACAAACCGGTGATGAAACCTGCGTCCGGTACGCGGAAATGCAACTGTCGGCAGGAAATGGTGACACGTAACCTTGGACCGGGCCGGTTCCAGATGATGCAACAAACGGTCTGTGACGAATGTCCGAACGTGAAGCTCGTCAACGAGGAGCGCACGATCGAGATCGAGATCGAACCCGGCATGGAGGATGGTCAGGAGACACGATTCTCCGGCGAAGGTGAACCCCACATGGACGGTGATCCGGGTGATTTGATGCTGAAGATTAAAACCGTCCCGCATGCCCGGTTTGAACGGCGCGGTGACGATCTGTACACGAACATCACGATCAGCTTACAGGATGCGTTGGTCGGGTTTACGCTGGACATAGTGCACCTGGACGGGCATAAGGTGACGGTAACGCGGGAAAAGGTAACTTGGCCCGGTGCGAGAATACGCAAGAATGGGGAAGGAATGCCCAACTACGAGAACAACAACCTCCACGGTACGCTGTACATAACGTTTGATGTCGAGTTCCCGAAATCGCAGCTAACCGATACGGAAAAAGAAG ATATTAAGAACCTTCTTAATCAACCCTCGAACAACCGGGTCTACAATGGGCTTAGATACTCATAA
- the LOC128714866 gene encoding 40S ribosomal protein S5 isoform X2 — MADEAFENFDEEAAQVYEEAPVVQTAELPEIKLFGRWSSDDIDISDISVSDYIAVKEKHAKYLPHSAGRYAAKRFRKAQCPIVERLTNSLMMKGRNNGKKLKAVRIVRHAFEIMHLLTGENPLQIVVHAIINSGPREDSTRIGRAGTVRRQAVDVSPLRRVNQAIWLLCTGAREAAFRNIKTIAECLADELINAAKGSSNSYAIKKKDELERVAKSNR; from the exons ATGGCTGACGAAGCATTCGAAAACTTCGATGAGGAA GCAGCCCAGGTCTACGAAGAAGCTCCCGTAGTCCAGACTGCTGAGCTTCCCGAAATCAAGCTGTTCGGCCGTTGGAGCAGTGATGATATCGATATTTCCGACATTTCCGTCTCG GATTATATCGCCGTGAAGGAGAAGCACGCCAAATACCTTCCCCACTCGGCCGGTCGCTATGCGGCCAAGCGTTTCCGCAAGGCCCAGTGCCCGATCGTCGAGCGTCTGACCAACTCGCTGATGATGAAGGGTCGCAATAACGGCAAGAAGCTGAAGGCTGTGCGCATCGTGCGTCACGCTTTCGAGATCATGCATCTGCTGACCGGTGAAAATCCGCTGCAGATCGTGGTCCATGCCATCATCAACTCAGGCCCACGTGAAGACTCCACCCGTATCGGGCGTGCTGGTACTGTCCGTCGTCAGGCCGTCGATGTGTCTCCTCTGCGTCGTGTCAATCAG GCTATCTGGTTGCTGTGCACCGGTGCTCGTGAGGCTGCATTCCGTAACATCAAAACGATTGCCGAATGTTTGGCCGACGAGCTGATCAACGCCGCTAAG GGTTCTTCGAACTCGTACGCAATCAAGAAGAAGGACGAGCTGGAGCGTGTCGCCAAGTCTAACCGATAA
- the LOC128713952 gene encoding uncharacterized protein LOC128713952 — protein MKSVLRKDILLSLAPMVIVICLLSIIPWPGPSVFKISCSRESSRVVRKIVHSRWLPILEKYQVKLPLECPFHPLRDIFGPQQSAKKQHRPSQWTCGFCGKSFFEEKHLDMHFENRHRTNINTAEDAVCLADYCDMMRCEVLIAKDATLAFGSDPNAVTTDIEVWSEATAYRTALTTSGPRDLAKVPERKSLLPKMLQTIRDDVFRNRQPQQQAVTSMLHAKGANNCDKNDATKTKSGRKGSKSGGDDREANDSPVEDDDEDEDEDDDEDEDDEEEEESENDSNATSQCEQNLVDSSLPPVDRKQQRLSEMQRMKANCNADEIGHLKTRCEVLVRDCIVGLLVQLSLEDFRSMEEELNRAICWYLTCDRYWEDGPLEQRPFPWGLVFVLVMVLSMGVCLCYYIIWILFDSEDFSPAAGSQLAAHSSSTAHGGVGHHLHHGRHYLQPGTSGSGIYRLQDGGHSAASLNNLGTGTASANDIQHTPQIHASPGTGSAAGLLYTTADDGYGYAAGSASGAARMIAPVDGHSSSSAGTVGVGAGGGSAVATGSGDFGELGQSEHYIYVTYPPELKRRLLERYGRDIYMQLLRKDVYDYY, from the exons ATGAAGTCCGTTCTGCGCAAGGACATTCTCCTGTCACTAGCACCGATG GTGATAGTTATTTGCTTACTTTCGATCATACCGTGGCCGGGTCCGAGTGTGTTCAAGATATCATGCTCCCGCGAAAGTTCGCGCGTCGTGCGCAAGATCGTACATTCGCGCTGGCTCCCCATACTAGAGAAATATCAGGTAAAGCTACCGCTCGAGTGTCCGTTCCATCCGCTGCGCGACATCTTCGGCCCGCAGCAGAGCGCCAAAAAGCAGCACCGACCGAGCCAGTGGACGTGCGGCTTCTGTGGCAAAAGCTTCTTCGAGGAGAAGCATCTCGACATGCACTTTGAGAACCGGCACCGGACAAACATCAACACGGCGGAGGATGCCGTCTGTCTGGCGGACTACTGTGACATGATGCGCTGCGAGGTGTTGATTGCGAAGGATGCGACCCTGGCATTTGGCAGCGATCCGAACGCCGTCACGACCGATATCGAGGTGTGGAGCGAGGCGACCGCGTACCGGACGGCCCTCACTACATCCGGACCGCGTGATCTGGCCAAGGTGCCGGAAAG GAAGTCTCTGCTACCGAAGATGCTGCAGACAATCCGGGACGATGTGTTTCGGAATCGGCAACCGCAGCAACAGGCAGTGACGTCAATGCTGCACGCAAAGGGTGCAAACAACTGCGATAAGAATGATGCCACTAAAACGAAGAGCGGTCGGAAAGGATCGAAGTCTGGTGGAGATGATAGAGAAG CTAATGATAGTCCGGTGgaagatgacgatgaagatgaggatgaggatgatgatgaagacgaagatgacgaggaggaagaagagTCGGAGAACGACAGCAATGCAACGTCACAGTGTGAGCAAAATCTGGTTGActcgtcgctgcctccggtgGACCGTAAGCAGCAGCGCCTGTCGGAGATGCAGCGCATGAAGGCGAACTGTAATGCGGACGAGATCGGCCACCTGAAGACACGGTGCGAGGTGCTGGTGCGCGATTGTATCGTCGGTTTGCTGGTGCAGCTATCGCTCGAGGACTTCCGCAGCATGGAGGAGGAGCTGAATCGGGCGATCTGCTGGTACCTGACCTGCGATCGTTACTGGGAGGATGGACCGCTGGAGCAGCGCCCGTTCCCGTGGGGTCTCGTCTTCGTGCTCGTAATGGTGCTTTCGATGGGCGTATGTCTGTGCTACTACATCATCTGGATACTGTTCGA CAGCGAAGATTTCAGTCCCGCAGCAGGTAGCCAGCTGGCGGCACATTCGAGCTCCACCGCACACGGTGGCGTCGGTCATCATCTGCACCACGGGCGACACTATCTGCAGCCGGGCACATCCGGCTCCGGCATTTATCGGttgcaggacggtggacattcGGCCGCCAGCCTGAACAATCTCGGCACGGGGACGGCGAGCGCGAACGACATTCAGCACACGCCCCAGATACACGCCTCGCCCGGTACCGGATCGGCTGCCGGTTTGCTCTACACTACGGCCGACGACGGCTACGGCTATGCGGCGGGTTCCGCAAGCGGTGCTGCTCGCATGATTGCACCGGTCGATGGCCATTCGTCGTCCTCCGCGGGCACGGTCGGTGTGGGGGCGGGCGGTGGGTCTGCCGTAGCGACCGGCAGCGGTGACTTTGGCGAGCTGGGACAGAGCGAACACTACATTTACGTGACGTATCCACCGGAACTGAAGCGACGGCTGCTGGAAAGGTACGGTAGAGACATCTATATGCAGCTGTTGCGCAAGGATGTGTACGATTACTACTAG
- the LOC128714686 gene encoding trichohyalin-like, with protein MLFYPEISIQNELKKLMSCADQQYDHLLKEKRKRLQSLLQSEEEQQEREIMQKFQDEEAMRLRDKTNALLSSKQDQERQRLEFVKSKMIQLKLNNCDEIRSFLQQKYHEESKKCQLAQIEDKIRLKQAKMDEERMWTEVHVRKYKMDLQNEQKEKLERKSMEQKALQDIKHQIKEKSLKAIQDKVDLQKVVCASLPFPDHDAKLKALGKSELAEHLNEQIALRKELQRKREEQDMQVIRMLNDTTAKQLEQERQARIAEDIVLKKQKDQFYQYSKHVLRQRQLEDGKLEKLINDTREKFEQEKLETCRREKQKRLQMASIAYEGQRMQIAEMEARKAREREERQQEALREREQQERNREEAERADCRIQTAVQQYRDSLKEQIKSASLDRERNKRANQMETNRLIERSFNELSFVQSYVKGSFEEHFKKHPNVSLMKRKY; from the exons ATGCTTTTCTATCCGGAAATTAGTAttcaaaatgaattgaaaaaattg ATGTCCTGCGCCGATCAGCAGTATGACCATCTGCTAAAAGAGAAACGTAAAAG GTTACAATCCTTGCTGCAATCAGAGGAAGAGCAACAGGAGCGGGAAATAATGCAAAAGTTCCAAGACGAAGAAGCAATGCGTTTAAGGGACAAAACGAATGCCCTTCTCAGCTCTAAACAGGATCAGGAACGCCAACGGTTGGAGTTTGTGAAAAGCAAAATGATACAACTTAAGCT AAATAATTGCGATGAAATACGGTCGTTTCTGCAACAAAAGTATCATGAAGAATCGAAAAAATGTCAGCTAGCACAAATCGAGGATAAAATAAGACTGAAACAAGCCAAAATGGACGAAGAACGCATGTGGACGGAGGTACACGTTCGGAAGTATAAGATGGAT ttacaaaatgaacaaaaggaaaaactcgaGCGTAAATCGATGGAACAAAAGGCGCTACAAGATATTAAACATCAGATTAAAGAAAAATCACTCAAAGCCATTCAGGATAAGGTTGATTTGCAAAAAGTAGTTTGTGCGTCCCTGCCGTTCCCCGATCATGATGCAAAACTGAAAGCCCTCGGTAAATCGGAACTTGCCGAACACTTGAATGAACAAATTGCACTGCGCAAGGAGCTGCAACGTAAACGAGAGGAACAGGATATGCAAGTCATACGCATGCTAAACGATACCACAGCCAAACAGCTTGAGCAGGAGCGGCAGGCACGCATAGCAGAAGACATTGTGCTGAAAAAGCAGAAGGATCAGTTCTATCAGTACTCCAAGCATGTTTTGCGACAGCGTCAACTTGAAGACGGCAAGCTGGAAAAGCTGATCAACGACACACGGGAAAAGTTTGAACAGGAAAAGTTGGAGACCTGTCGCcgggagaaacaaaaacggctGCAGATGGCATCCATTGCTTACGAGGGTCAACGGATGCAGATCGCTGAAATGGAGGCACGCAAGGCCCGGGAACGCGAAGAGCGTCAACAGGAAGCGCTTCGAGAGCGCGAACAGCAGGAAAGGAATCGTGAAGAGGCGGAACGAGCCGATTGTAGGATACAGACAGCAGTCCAGCAGTACCGTGATTCGTTGAAAGAGCAAATCAAATCGGCATCGCTTGACCGGGAGCGCAACAAACGTGCCAATCAGATGGAAACGAACCGATTGATCGAGCGAAGCTTTAATGAGCTGAGTTTTGTGCAAAGCTACGTGAAGGGTTCCTTCGAGGAGCACTTCAAAAAACATCCGAACGTGTCACTGATGAAACGCAAGTACTGA